CCTCACCCTCGCGGTCCTCATCGGTAGCGAGATAGAGCTCCTCAGCGCCAACGAGAGCCTTTTTTAGGTCTGAGACAGTTTTGCTTTTGCCCGGTGAAATTGCGTAGTACGGCTCAAAGTCGTTTTCAATGTCAATCGAAAACTTGGCTAGGGAGCCTTTCTTTTTGTCTGCTGGCAAGTCCTTAGGGTCAACAAGATCACGGATGTGGCCGATTGAAGCCAAGACCGTGTAGTCGTTGCCTAGATACTTCGAAATCGTTTTGGCCTTAGCCGGCGACTCAACGATTACCAATTTGTGGCTAGCAGCCAAATGATGCTCCTCTTTATATGCAGATCAGGTTCAATAACTTGGACCCGCTCTTGCCTTTGCGGTTAGAACTATACCTAACCCATCAAGGTGGGCAGAAATCATTACCTCGAGTCCGACAATACGACACTCATCAACAATCGCCATATTCTTTAGCGCAATCTCGTTTGCTTCAACGCAAGGAAAACCGGTGGTTAAACCCCTCAGTGAGTCAGTTGCTGCCAGGGCCATCGCCTCAGTTGCAGCCTGCAGTCGGTGCTGATTTAGCACGTTGTGGGCAACAATTTGCATCCCGCCAAACAGAGCGGTCGAAGCAACCACGGCAGCCAACGCCAGTATTGTTCCTGACCCGCGATCGGTTCTCACAATCCATTCCTTCGGGCACACTGCGTTTCAGAAAGGCTGAACATCGATTCGGGGATATCCATCAACTTGACCTCTTTATAGGCGGTCATACAGAGCAGCTCCCCCGCCTCGCTCGGTTCGATGCGGACACCGCTTTGATCAAAGGCTTCGATGAGTTGCGCCGGATCTTCTCCGCGCGCCAAGGCCCTGGATGCCGTGGCGGCCAGTGAAACCAAATTTATGCGCTCCATTTGAAGCCCCAGGCCACCGATGGTGACCGACATCACCAGTGCAAGTGCCGGCAACGCCAGTGCAAACTCCGCGGTAACCGAGCCTCGATCATTCGACTGGCTGACCATTTGGATTGGTGAAGGTAAGGGCGCTTCTAACCAAATCAAAAAGGATGGTTTTCACCTCTTCACTCCGCATGATGACAACCAGCATTCCCGCAAACCCAACCGCCGCCATAGTGGCGATTGCATACTCAGCGGTTGCGGCTCCGGTTTCGTCCTTCAGGACCCGAATTAGTGCTTTCATTTCTTCTCCTTTATTTATGTGTGGGTGAGCATGCCGATTGCCATTGGAGCAACGGCCAGTAAGACAAATGCCGGCAGCGTAAGCAAACCAAGTGGCAGCATCAGGCGAATTTGTAATTTGCTAATGGCTTGCGCCTGATGGTTTCGGTGAGCTGCCCGAATTGCTTGCGCTGCATCAAGCAGCAGGCCCCTAATTGAACTTCCGGTCTTATGGGAAAGCGCACGGCATTCCTCGAGTGAAGCCTCGGCCTCTGGGTCTGGGGTTCCGATTCCCTTGAGTGAACGAGCTTCGGATTCGGCGCGCTCGGGGCTCAGCCCAGCGCTCAGCCCGATGGCAACGGCATCGAGAAAAGCCCCCGGATCGCTGAATTGCGGGCGAGCCTTTTCGAGAATGTTTTGCACCCACATCTGCCCAACTATCAAAAGGGCAATTCCGACCAGAAACGACAGAAACCCAAGAATTGATCCGGTGATGGAGCCAATTGGATTTAGTCCGATCAGCTGGCCGATTACCAAAGCCGCAAAAGGCAAACCCATGATCAGCTTGGCGGTTGCCCTGGGCGCCGCATAGGCCAATTGAATGCTAGCCGACTGCGACTGTTGAGACTCAAGCACCTCGGCCAGCCGCAGCAGGGTAGGTGTGGGTGACCCACCGAGACGATTCGCCAGTTCCCAGGTAAGTTCAAAACGCTCGGCAACATCGGGGTGGAATTTGGCGATATCTTGCTCGAGATGCCCACGCGCTTGAAGCCCCGGCACACCCGCCGCCAAAAGGCTGGCCAGCTTTCGAATGACCACAGTTGTGCGATCAGACTGGTGCTCGAGCGTCCCAGATGCCGGCGGGATTGGTTTGCCCAAGAATTTAGAAATCACGAGTGACCACCTTGAGGTTACCGCTGGCATCGATAAAAAATGAGCCGATGGCCGACACAACCCTGGAATTGACCTGAATTACCCACGAGAATGCCGATTGAACCGATTGAGCAAACCCTTCGCGGTCAAGCGTGCTTGCAGCACCGCCCGCCAAACCACTAGCCGAGACAATCGACTGCAGGCGAGAAGGGACATCTGCGAGGGAATTTGCATGGATGGTAGCGCCGGCGCCACTGTGCCCGGTGTTCATGGCCTGCAGCAGAGTCAGCAGTTCAATGCCACGCACCTCACCGATGGCCAACCGATCTGGGCGCATGCGCAGCGCTTCACGAACCAACCGATCGAGGTTGACCTCACCCTTGCCCTCAATGTTGGCCTGCCGAGTTTGAAGCGAGACAAAGTTTGGGGTGGGTAGGCCAATCTCGGCGACGTCTTCGAGCGCAATCACGCGCTCGGCGACGCATTCGGCCAAAAGGGCTCGTAGCAGGGTGGTTTTGC
This portion of the Rhodoluna limnophila genome encodes:
- a CDS encoding Rv3654c family TadE-like protein, whose protein sequence is MRTDRGSGTILALAAVVASTALFGGMQIVAHNVLNQHRLQAATEAMALAATDSLRGLTTGFPCVEANEIALKNMAIVDECRIVGLEVMISAHLDGLGIVLTAKARAGPSY
- a CDS encoding DUF4244 domain-containing protein, translating into MKALIRVLKDETGAATAEYAIATMAAVGFAGMLVVIMRSEEVKTILFDLVRSALTFTNPNGQPVE
- a CDS encoding type II secretion system F family protein is translated as MISKFLGKPIPPASGTLEHQSDRTTVVIRKLASLLAAGVPGLQARGHLEQDIAKFHPDVAERFELTWELANRLGGSPTPTLLRLAEVLESQQSQSASIQLAYAAPRATAKLIMGLPFAALVIGQLIGLNPIGSITGSILGFLSFLVGIALLIVGQMWVQNILEKARPQFSDPGAFLDAVAIGLSAGLSPERAESEARSLKGIGTPDPEAEASLEECRALSHKTGSSIRGLLLDAAQAIRAAHRNHQAQAISKLQIRLMLPLGLLTLPAFVLLAVAPMAIGMLTHT
- a CDS encoding CpaF family protein, with the protein product MTFQSLGPQLDSLLTMPGVTDILVNGYQQVWVQRSSRSLESVVSPFQSEGQLAALAQQIIGLGGRHVDQANPFADVVIDGIRVHAAIGSVCNPKTHLSIRIHRERLFGLDQLADFGMFGLRELGFFRQMLAARQNFLIAGPTGSGKTTLLRALLAECVAERVIALEDVAEIGLPTPNFVSLQTRQANIEGKGEVNLDRLVREALRMRPDRLAIGEVRGIELLTLLQAMNTGHSGAGATIHANSLADVPSRLQSIVSASGLAGGAASTLDREGFAQSVQSAFSWVIQVNSRVVSAIGSFFIDASGNLKVVTRDF